One region of Bosea sp. 29B genomic DNA includes:
- a CDS encoding RecX family transcriptional regulator — translation MASGRGGEAAPGERPAPRLVDAAYLRRAALYYLERYSVPAAQLQRVLMRKVERSCRHHGQDPQAFRTAVEEIVRSCVASGLVDDRRFAEARAQSLRRKGRSARAVAAGLATRGVERGLVAEVVVADEEAELDAARIAARRKRLGPWSRGDRAAQRQKDIAALARAGFSLAIARAVIDDAGEGG, via the coding sequence TTGGCGTCAGGGCGGGGCGGAGAGGCGGCGCCGGGAGAGCGGCCGGCGCCGAGACTGGTCGATGCGGCCTATCTGCGGCGAGCCGCGCTCTATTATCTCGAACGCTATTCGGTCCCGGCGGCGCAATTGCAGCGTGTCCTGATGCGCAAGGTCGAGCGCAGCTGCCGGCATCACGGGCAGGACCCCCAGGCCTTTCGCACGGCGGTCGAGGAGATCGTCAGGTCCTGCGTCGCCTCGGGCCTCGTCGATGACCGCCGTTTCGCCGAGGCGCGGGCGCAGAGCCTGCGCCGCAAGGGGCGCTCGGCGCGGGCCGTGGCGGCCGGGCTTGCGACCAGGGGCGTCGAGCGCGGCCTTGTCGCCGAAGTGGTGGTGGCCGACGAGGAGGCCGAGCTGGATGCCGCGCGCATCGCCGCTCGCCGCAAGCGCCTCGGACCATGGAGCCGCGGTGATCGCGCCGCTCAACGCCAGAAGGATATCGCCGCGCTGGCGCGGGCCGGCTTCAGCCTGGCGATCGCCCGCGCCGTGATCGACGACGCGGGCGAGGG
- the arfB gene encoding alternative ribosome rescue aminoacyl-tRNA hydrolase ArfB, translated as MIQVTPSIAIDDSEIEESFVRASGPGGQNVNKVSTAVELRFDARRSASLPNDVALRLMKLAGSRLTQDGVIVIMAQEHRSQSRNREEALARLVELIRQAEVRPKVRRVTKPTKASKERRLASKEKRSSVKSTRGKPRFD; from the coding sequence ATGATTCAAGTGACCCCGTCCATCGCGATCGACGACAGCGAGATCGAGGAGAGCTTCGTGCGCGCCTCTGGTCCGGGCGGGCAGAACGTCAACAAGGTCTCGACCGCGGTCGAGCTTCGGTTCGACGCACGCCGCTCGGCCTCGCTGCCCAATGACGTCGCGCTCCGCCTGATGAAGCTCGCCGGCAGCCGGCTGACGCAGGATGGCGTGATCGTCATCATGGCGCAGGAGCATCGCAGCCAGAGCCGCAACCGCGAGGAGGCGCTGGCGCGGCTGGTCGAGCTGATCAGGCAGGCGGAAGTGCGGCCGAAGGTCCGGCGGGTGACCAAGCCGACCAAAGCCTCGAAAGAGCGGCGCCTGGCCTCGAAGGAGAAGCGCTCCTCGGTCAAGTCGACCCGCGGCAAGCCGAGGTTCGACTAG
- the mazG gene encoding nucleoside triphosphate pyrophosphohydrolase: MKPARDIERLIEIMAALRTPGTGCPWDLEQDFASIAPYTIEEAHEVADAIARGDLVDLKDELGDLLLQVVFHAQMAQEQGSFAFPDVVEAITTKLIRRHPHVFGDVRDLSPAEVKALWGQIKAQEKADKARARAEAGLPEPPEAKGVLAGVPTTLPALTRAWKLQAKASTVGFDWNNARLVLDKVREETAEIEEALAGGDKAAIQEEIGDLLFVVANLARHVDADPEACLTAANAKFERRFAGIEAALERQGREPRQATLEELEELWQQVKRTERATP, encoded by the coding sequence ATGAAGCCAGCTCGCGACATCGAGCGCCTGATCGAGATCATGGCCGCGCTGCGCACCCCGGGTACCGGCTGCCCCTGGGATCTCGAGCAGGACTTCGCCTCGATCGCGCCCTACACGATCGAGGAGGCCCATGAGGTCGCCGATGCCATCGCCCGCGGCGATCTCGTCGATCTCAAGGACGAGCTTGGCGACCTCTTGCTGCAGGTCGTGTTCCACGCCCAGATGGCGCAGGAGCAGGGCAGCTTCGCCTTTCCCGACGTCGTCGAGGCGATCACCACCAAGCTGATCCGCCGGCATCCGCATGTCTTCGGCGATGTGCGCGATCTGTCACCCGCTGAGGTCAAGGCGCTCTGGGGGCAGATCAAGGCGCAGGAGAAGGCCGACAAGGCACGCGCCAGAGCCGAGGCCGGATTGCCGGAGCCTCCGGAGGCCAAGGGCGTGCTCGCCGGCGTGCCGACCACCCTGCCCGCGCTGACCCGTGCCTGGAAGCTGCAGGCCAAGGCCTCGACGGTCGGCTTCGACTGGAACAATGCTCGCCTCGTGCTGGACAAGGTCCGTGAAGAGACCGCCGAGATCGAGGAGGCGCTCGCCGGCGGCGACAAGGCTGCGATCCAGGAGGAGATCGGCGACCTGCTCTTCGTGGTGGCCAACCTCGCTCGCCATGTCGATGCCGACCCCGAGGCCTGCCTGACTGCCGCCAACGCCAAGTTCGAACGGCGCTTCGCGGGCATAGAGGCCGCGCTGGAGCGCCAGGGGCGCGAGCCGCGGCAGGCCACCCTGGAGGAGCTCGAAGAGCTCTGGCAGCAGGTCAAGCGCACCGAGCGCGCGACCCCTTGA
- a CDS encoding invasion associated locus B family protein → MSASTRLSRSQGATAKSTVRGLVLILGAAVALAPIAASAQQAQPQRPASRPAAPAQQPAPAQQPAQGQAAQTGPTVVQVKPEPSQTSWTKVCGKDPAANKEICYTTRDFVSDQGQPVLAAAVYDVKGDANKIVRFLMPLGLLLQPGIRFGVDNAQPTPGRYAICFPNGCFAEAQVKDDFINAMKKGTTLNISVQNQGAREVTFAIPMADFAKAFDGAPIDPKVLEEQQKALQDELAKRQEELRKRLGGAEATPGAAPAPGTPAAPAPGATPAPAPKP, encoded by the coding sequence ATGTCAGCTTCGACCCGCCTGTCCCGGAGCCAGGGCGCCACCGCGAAGAGCACGGTCCGCGGCCTCGTGCTCATCCTGGGCGCCGCCGTCGCTCTAGCTCCGATCGCCGCGAGCGCGCAGCAGGCGCAGCCGCAGCGCCCGGCGAGCCGCCCGGCCGCGCCGGCGCAGCAGCCCGCTCCGGCTCAGCAGCCGGCCCAGGGCCAGGCTGCGCAGACCGGCCCGACCGTCGTCCAGGTGAAGCCCGAGCCGTCGCAGACGAGCTGGACCAAGGTCTGCGGCAAGGACCCGGCCGCCAACAAGGAAATCTGCTACACCACCCGCGACTTCGTCTCGGACCAGGGCCAGCCGGTGCTTGCCGCCGCGGTTTACGACGTCAAGGGCGACGCCAACAAGATCGTGCGCTTCCTGATGCCGCTCGGCCTGCTGCTGCAGCCGGGCATCCGCTTCGGCGTCGACAACGCGCAGCCGACGCCCGGCCGTTACGCGATCTGCTTCCCGAACGGCTGCTTCGCCGAGGCGCAGGTCAAGGACGACTTCATCAACGCGATGAAGAAGGGCACCACCCTCAACATCAGCGTGCAGAACCAGGGTGCGCGCGAGGTCACCTTCGCCATCCCGATGGCTGACTTCGCCAAGGCCTTCGACGGCGCGCCGATCGATCCGAAGGTTCTGGAAGAGCAGCAGAAGGCGCTGCAGGACGAGCTCGCCAAGCGCCAGGAAGAGCTGCGCAAGCGCCTCGGCGGCGCCGAGGCCACGCCTGGCGCGGCGCCGGCCCCCGGTACGCCGGCCGCCCCGGCTCCGGGCGCGACGCCCGCGCCGGCTCCGAAGCCCTGA
- a CDS encoding extracellular solute-binding protein, whose product MHRPFSAAARSAWCLGLALAGLAVFGPIGNLRAAAAENDAAIAMHGEPELPKGFAHLPYADPQAPKGGRIIYGQQGTFDSLNPLVVLGVAPDAVPRYVQQSLLFRSADEPFTAYGLLASKVELNTERTRLAFEIDPRARFSDGKPVTAEDVIFTFEMLKTKGKPFHRSSLARVTKVEAPSPDRVVFELGDGSNRELPLVIGAMPIFAKHATNAEKFGDTSFKPALGSGPYLVEEVKPGEMLRLKRRKDFWAEDHALTRGLFNADEIRYDFYRDSNALFEAFKAGLYDVRLESDPTRWMTGYDVPAVRDGRIVRDTFRFQTPKGMTGLVFNTRRPQFADIRVREALAMLFDFEWANRNLFHGVYRRAGSFFADSELSALGVAADEREKALLAAFPGAVRDDILAGTWAPAATDGSGRDRDQARRALDLLEAAGYRLDDGQLRKDGQSEAFGFEITVTNRPQERLALNYATSLARLGITVSVRLIDDVQYWRRLSTFDFDMIQWTWPASASPGNEQIGRWGSANAERKGALNYAGVRSPAIDATLQALLAARTREDFVATVRTLDRLLLSGFYVVPLYYLPETWLARAREISLPKRRPKFFFSNETLARSPSPPAPAN is encoded by the coding sequence ATGCATCGACCTTTCAGCGCAGCGGCGCGTTCCGCTTGGTGTCTCGGGCTCGCCCTGGCGGGCCTGGCGGTTTTCGGGCCGATCGGGAACCTGCGCGCTGCAGCGGCCGAGAACGATGCCGCCATCGCCATGCATGGCGAGCCGGAGCTGCCCAAGGGTTTCGCTCACCTGCCCTATGCCGATCCGCAGGCGCCGAAGGGCGGGCGAATCATCTACGGCCAGCAGGGCACCTTCGACAGCCTCAATCCGCTGGTGGTGCTGGGTGTCGCCCCCGACGCAGTGCCGCGCTATGTCCAGCAGAGCCTGCTCTTCCGCTCCGCCGACGAGCCTTTCACCGCCTATGGCTTGCTGGCGAGCAAGGTCGAGCTCAACACGGAGCGGACCCGCCTCGCCTTTGAGATCGATCCGCGCGCCCGCTTCTCCGATGGCAAGCCGGTGACGGCTGAGGACGTGATCTTCACCTTCGAGATGCTGAAGACCAAGGGCAAGCCGTTCCATCGCTCGAGCCTGGCGCGAGTGACCAAGGTCGAGGCACCCTCGCCCGATCGCGTCGTTTTCGAGCTCGGCGACGGTTCCAACCGTGAATTGCCGCTGGTGATCGGCGCCATGCCGATCTTCGCCAAGCACGCGACCAACGCCGAGAAGTTCGGCGATACCAGCTTCAAACCGGCGCTCGGCTCCGGTCCCTACCTCGTTGAGGAGGTCAAGCCCGGTGAGATGCTCAGGCTGAAGCGCCGCAAGGATTTCTGGGCTGAGGATCATGCGCTCACACGTGGCCTCTTCAACGCCGACGAGATCCGCTACGATTTCTACCGCGATTCCAATGCCTTGTTCGAAGCTTTCAAGGCTGGGCTTTATGACGTCCGCCTTGAAAGCGACCCGACGCGCTGGATGACCGGCTATGACGTGCCCGCCGTGCGCGATGGCCGGATCGTCCGCGATACGTTCCGCTTCCAGACGCCCAAGGGCATGACCGGGCTGGTCTTCAACACACGCCGCCCGCAATTCGCCGATATCCGCGTCCGCGAGGCGCTGGCGATGCTGTTCGACTTCGAATGGGCTAATCGCAACCTGTTCCACGGCGTCTATCGCCGTGCCGGCAGCTTCTTCGCCGACAGCGAGCTCTCGGCACTGGGTGTAGCCGCCGATGAGCGCGAGAAGGCGCTGCTCGCGGCTTTTCCAGGCGCCGTGCGGGACGACATCCTCGCCGGAACCTGGGCACCGGCCGCGACCGACGGTTCCGGCCGCGACCGCGACCAGGCGCGTCGCGCGCTCGATCTGCTGGAAGCCGCCGGCTACCGGCTGGACGACGGGCAGTTGCGCAAGGATGGCCAGAGCGAGGCTTTCGGCTTCGAGATCACCGTCACCAACCGCCCGCAGGAACGGCTGGCGCTGAACTATGCGACCTCGCTCGCCCGCCTGGGCATCACCGTCTCGGTGCGGTTGATCGACGACGTCCAGTACTGGCGCCGGCTCTCGACCTTCGACTTCGACATGATCCAGTGGACCTGGCCGGCCTCGGCCTCGCCCGGCAACGAGCAGATCGGACGCTGGGGCTCGGCCAATGCCGAGCGCAAGGGCGCGCTCAACTATGCCGGCGTGCGCTCGCCAGCCATCGACGCGACGCTGCAGGCACTGCTGGCGGCACGAACGCGCGAGGATTTCGTCGCCACGGTGCGCACGCTCGACCGTTTGCTGCTGTCCGGCTTCTACGTCGTGCCGCTCTACTATCTGCCGGAGACGTGGCTGGCGCGTGCGCGCGAGATCTCCCTGCCCAAGCGGCGACCGAAATTCTTCTTCTCCAATGAGACGCTGGCGCGGTCGCCCTCCCCGCCCGCGCCCGCCAACTAG
- a CDS encoding AMP-binding protein, with protein MGSDEISIGALVEGLDFDSLLKALAARRGYEPAFRDPPGRRDWSDFSPNAFGFAELDGRVDRLANLLLLAKPQPGACVAILAPLGPEALISILASLRAGLSPMLLPTHAKETELLPIIERSGAVMALGVPRIGELQPLHLLRDVAARSFGMRFIGGFGARVPDGVAALEPLLGHGATPSALPPAAVRAPIRVVDGHSLAGPFPVSEKEVLAKALEISRVLKPLTSSRIVTTLVGGDLAALATGPGIALLTGVELLPLGLFMLDDLRACLEGGRMVHLVIPAALEPALARSRLGGHKALSSLVVTRRAGEDDGLPRLDRPDLAIVDVITHAPERVEIRRRNPG; from the coding sequence ATGGGCTCCGACGAAATCTCCATCGGCGCGCTGGTCGAAGGGCTCGATTTCGACAGCCTGCTCAAGGCGCTCGCCGCCCGTCGCGGCTATGAGCCGGCCTTCCGCGACCCGCCGGGCCGGCGCGACTGGAGCGATTTTTCCCCCAATGCCTTCGGCTTCGCCGAGCTCGACGGCCGCGTCGACCGGCTCGCCAACCTTCTCCTCCTCGCCAAGCCCCAGCCCGGCGCCTGCGTCGCGATCCTGGCGCCGCTCGGCCCTGAGGCGCTGATCTCGATCCTTGCCAGCCTGCGGGCCGGCCTGTCGCCGATGCTCCTGCCGACGCATGCCAAGGAAACGGAACTCTTGCCCATTATCGAGCGCTCCGGCGCCGTCATGGCGCTGGGCGTGCCGCGGATCGGCGAATTGCAGCCTTTGCACCTGCTCCGGGACGTCGCCGCCCGTTCCTTCGGCATGCGCTTCATCGGCGGCTTCGGGGCGCGCGTACCGGACGGCGTCGCGGCGCTGGAGCCGCTGCTCGGCCACGGTGCCACGCCGTCGGCTCTGCCGCCGGCTGCGGTCCGGGCGCCGATCCGCGTCGTCGACGGCCACAGCCTCGCCGGCCCCTTCCCAGTCAGCGAGAAGGAGGTGCTTGCCAAGGCGCTCGAGATCTCGCGCGTGCTGAAGCCGCTCACCTCATCGCGCATCGTCACCACGCTGGTCGGCGGCGATCTCGCAGCGCTCGCGACCGGCCCCGGCATCGCATTGCTGACCGGCGTCGAATTGCTGCCGCTCGGCCTGTTCATGCTCGACGATCTGCGCGCCTGCCTGGAAGGCGGGCGCATGGTCCATCTCGTCATCCCCGCGGCGCTGGAGCCGGCGCTGGCGCGCTCGCGACTCGGCGGCCACAAGGCACTGAGCAGCCTCGTCGTCACCCGCCGCGCCGGCGAGGATGATGGACTGCCGCGCCTCGACCGGCCCGATCTCGCCATCGTCGACGTGATCACGCACGCACCCGAGCGCGTCGAGATCAGGCGGCGCAATCCGGGCTGA
- the mfd gene encoding transcription-repair coupling factor: MSIPPPAQIAKPQLDRVLDALNRGDKPTLSGVPDGFDAVVLADLTRARAKKSEGPALIVFVARDGQRLQVLENALQFVAPDLEVMTFPAWDCQPYDRVSPAPSIVAHRMTTLSRLARTKSGDRPRLLLTTVNAALQRVPSFGKVASESFSAAPGNMVDTEELARWLDVNGYLRTSTVRETGEFAVRGGIVDLFPPGMPAPIRLDFFGDTLESIRTFDPETQRTTGQLRGLDLVPMSEAQMTSDSIRRFRQSYIATFGTPGRDDTLYEAVSEGRRPAGLEHWLPLLAEKLDTLFTYLPDVPVVLDHHADDAVGERISLIKDYYDARKNALDQPSPGSVPYKPLPPEALYLTPADWRGIIGEAGVASLTPFQLPESEGKLVVDLAGKQGRSFAAERADNSGSVFDATVAHVKALEAEGRRVILAAWSEGSRERLAHVLADHGLKTVQMTGSLRAAFDLKPGTTALAVWGFETGFEAGKLAVIGEQDILGDRLVRPRKKTRRPQDFINELSSLTPGDIVVHVDHGIGRFVGLQTITAAGAPHDCLEIHYAGDAKLFLPAENIELLSRYGSEDTEVVLDRLGGGGWQARKAKLKQRIREMAGKLIQIAAARALKEAPRLIPQDGLYDEFCARFPYEETEDQQNTIDAVLEDLAAGRPMDRLVCGDVGFGKTEVALRAAFTAALAGKQVAVVVPTTLLARQHYRNFAERFAGLPVKVGQASRFVSAPDLKAVKQGISDGTMDITVGTHALLGKGIDFKDLGLVIVDEEQHFGVAHKERLKEMRAEVHMLTLTATPIPRTLQLAMTGVRELSIIATPPVDRLAVRTFVTPFDPLIVREALLRERYRGGRSFYVVPRIEDIADVKDFLDKQVPECKVGIAHGQMAAGTLEDVMTAFYEGQYDILLSTTIVESGLDIPTANTLIIHRADMFGLAQLYQLRGRVGRSKVRAYALFTVPANRKLTEQADRRLKVLQSLDTLGAGFQLASHDLDIRGAGNLLGDEQSGHIKEVGYELYQQMLEEAVAALKAGIEIESDAHWSPSIQIGAPVMIPEHYVGDLTLRLTLYKRLSTMDDDAELQSFGAELIDRFGPLPEEVKQLLEIVAIKALCKRANVEKVEAGPKGIIVAFRDNEFANPEGLVSYVAKIGTLAKVRPDMRVVFIDDFETAEQRLTGTRRLLTDLARIAERKKAA; this comes from the coding sequence ATGAGCATTCCGCCTCCCGCGCAGATCGCCAAGCCGCAGCTCGACCGCGTCCTCGACGCGCTGAACCGCGGCGACAAGCCGACGCTTTCCGGCGTGCCCGACGGCTTCGATGCCGTCGTGCTCGCCGACCTGACGCGTGCCCGCGCCAAGAAGTCGGAAGGGCCGGCGCTGATCGTTTTCGTCGCCCGCGACGGCCAGCGCCTGCAGGTGCTGGAGAATGCGCTGCAGTTCGTCGCGCCCGATCTCGAGGTGATGACCTTCCCGGCCTGGGACTGCCAGCCCTATGACCGTGTCTCGCCAGCGCCCTCGATCGTGGCGCACCGGATGACGACGCTGTCGCGCCTCGCCCGGACCAAATCGGGCGATCGGCCGCGCCTGCTGCTGACCACCGTCAATGCCGCGCTCCAGCGCGTGCCGTCCTTCGGCAAGGTGGCGTCGGAGAGCTTCTCGGCCGCGCCAGGCAACATGGTCGACACCGAGGAATTGGCGCGCTGGCTCGACGTCAACGGCTACCTCCGGACTTCGACCGTGCGCGAGACCGGCGAGTTCGCCGTGCGCGGCGGCATCGTCGACCTCTTCCCGCCGGGCATGCCGGCGCCGATCCGGCTCGACTTCTTCGGCGACACCCTGGAATCGATCCGCACCTTCGATCCGGAGACGCAGCGCACCACCGGGCAGTTGCGCGGACTCGACCTCGTGCCGATGTCGGAAGCGCAGATGACGAGCGACTCGATCCGTCGCTTCCGCCAGTCTTACATCGCGACCTTCGGCACGCCGGGCCGCGACGACACGCTCTACGAGGCGGTGAGCGAGGGCCGGCGCCCCGCAGGGTTGGAGCATTGGCTGCCGCTGCTGGCAGAGAAGCTCGACACGCTCTTCACCTATCTGCCCGATGTGCCTGTGGTGCTCGACCATCACGCCGACGACGCGGTCGGTGAGCGCATCAGCCTGATCAAGGACTATTACGACGCCCGCAAGAACGCGCTCGACCAGCCTTCGCCGGGTTCGGTGCCCTACAAGCCGCTGCCGCCGGAAGCGCTCTACCTGACACCGGCCGACTGGCGCGGCATCATTGGCGAGGCTGGTGTCGCCTCGCTGACGCCGTTCCAGCTGCCCGAGAGCGAGGGCAAGCTCGTCGTCGATCTCGCCGGCAAGCAGGGCCGCAGCTTCGCCGCCGAACGCGCCGACAATTCCGGCAGCGTCTTCGACGCGACCGTCGCGCATGTGAAGGCACTGGAAGCCGAGGGGCGGCGCGTCATCCTCGCCGCCTGGTCGGAGGGCTCGCGCGAGCGCCTCGCGCATGTGCTGGCGGATCATGGTCTCAAGACCGTGCAGATGACCGGTAGCTTACGGGCCGCTTTCGACCTCAAGCCCGGCACCACCGCGCTTGCGGTCTGGGGCTTCGAGACCGGCTTCGAGGCTGGGAAGCTCGCGGTCATCGGTGAGCAGGACATTCTCGGCGACCGGCTGGTGCGCCCGCGCAAGAAGACGCGCCGCCCGCAGGATTTCATCAACGAGCTTTCCTCGCTGACCCCCGGTGACATCGTCGTCCATGTCGACCACGGCATCGGCCGCTTCGTCGGCCTGCAGACGATCACCGCGGCCGGCGCGCCGCATGACTGCCTCGAAATCCACTATGCCGGCGACGCCAAGCTGTTCCTGCCGGCGGAGAATATCGAGCTGCTCTCGCGCTACGGCTCGGAGGACACCGAGGTCGTGCTCGACCGGCTCGGTGGCGGCGGCTGGCAGGCGCGCAAGGCCAAGCTGAAGCAGCGCATCCGCGAGATGGCGGGCAAGCTGATCCAGATCGCCGCCGCCCGCGCCCTCAAGGAGGCGCCACGCCTGATCCCGCAGGACGGGCTCTACGACGAATTCTGCGCCCGCTTCCCCTATGAGGAGACCGAGGACCAGCAGAACACCATCGACGCCGTGCTGGAGGACCTCGCCGCCGGGCGGCCGATGGACCGGCTGGTCTGCGGCGATGTCGGCTTCGGCAAGACCGAGGTCGCGTTGCGCGCCGCCTTCACCGCGGCGCTCGCCGGCAAGCAGGTCGCGGTCGTGGTGCCGACGACGCTGCTGGCGCGTCAGCACTATCGCAATTTCGCCGAGCGCTTCGCCGGGCTCCCTGTGAAGGTCGGCCAGGCCTCGCGCTTCGTCTCGGCGCCCGATCTCAAGGCGGTGAAGCAGGGCATTTCCGACGGCACGATGGACATCACTGTCGGCACCCATGCGCTGCTCGGCAAGGGCATCGACTTCAAGGATCTCGGCCTCGTCATCGTCGACGAGGAGCAGCATTTCGGCGTCGCCCATAAGGAGCGGCTGAAGGAGATGCGCGCCGAGGTGCACATGCTGACGCTGACCGCGACGCCGATCCCGCGCACGCTCCAGCTCGCCATGACCGGGGTGCGCGAACTCTCGATCATCGCGACACCGCCGGTCGACCGCCTGGCGGTGCGCACCTTCGTCACGCCGTTCGATCCGCTGATCGTGCGCGAGGCGCTGCTGCGCGAACGCTACCGCGGTGGGCGCTCGTTCTATGTCGTCCCACGCATCGAGGACATCGCCGACGTCAAGGACTTCCTCGACAAGCAGGTGCCGGAGTGCAAGGTCGGCATCGCCCATGGCCAGATGGCTGCGGGCACGCTTGAAGACGTGATGACGGCCTTCTATGAGGGCCAGTACGATATCCTGCTCTCGACCACGATCGTCGAATCCGGGCTCGACATCCCGACCGCGAATACGCTGATCATCCACCGTGCGGACATGTTCGGCCTGGCGCAGCTCTACCAGCTGCGCGGGCGCGTCGGCCGCTCGAAGGTGCGCGCCTATGCGCTCTTCACCGTGCCGGCCAACCGCAAGCTGACCGAGCAGGCCGATCGGCGTCTGAAGGTGCTGCAATCGCTCGACACGCTCGGCGCCGGCTTCCAGCTTGCCAGCCACGACCTCGACATCAGAGGCGCCGGCAACCTGCTCGGCGACGAGCAGTCCGGCCACATCAAGGAGGTCGGCTACGAGCTTTACCAGCAGATGCTGGAGGAGGCTGTGGCAGCGCTGAAGGCCGGCATCGAGATCGAGAGCGATGCGCACTGGTCGCCGAGCATCCAGATCGGCGCGCCGGTGATGATCCCCGAGCACTATGTCGGCGATCTGACGCTGAGGCTCACGCTCTACAAGCGCCTCTCCACCATGGACGACGACGCCGAGCTGCAATCCTTCGGCGCCGAACTGATCGACCGCTTCGGCCCGCTGCCGGAGGAGGTCAAGCAGCTCCTGGAGATCGTCGCGATCAAGGCTTTGTGCAAGCGCGCCAATGTCGAGAAGGTCGAGGCCGGGCCGAAGGGCATCATCGTCGCCTTCCGCGACAACGAGTTCGCCAATCCGGAAGGGCTGGTCTCTTATGTCGCGAAGATCGGGACGCTGGCCAAGGTCCGCCCCGACATGCGCGTCGTCTTCATCGACGATTTCGAGACAGCCGAGCAGCGCCTGACCGGCACGCGCCGGCTGCTCACCGATCTCGCGCGTATCGCCGAGCGGAAGAAGGCGGCGTAG
- a CDS encoding succinate dehydrogenase assembly factor 2, with protein MSGSTRSSADLDPRRRKILFRAWHRGMREMDLIMGRFADAQIGNLSEAELDEFERLIEVLDRDLLSWVTGEAQVPENYDSDVFRRLKAFHQHDKPIHV; from the coding sequence ATGAGTGGCTCGACCCGTAGCAGCGCCGATCTCGACCCGCGCCGGCGCAAGATCCTGTTCCGTGCCTGGCATCGCGGCATGCGCGAGATGGACCTGATCATGGGCCGCTTCGCGGATGCGCAGATCGGCAATCTGAGCGAGGCGGAGCTCGACGAGTTCGAGCGGCTGATCGAAGTGCTCGACCGCGACCTGCTGAGCTGGGTGACAGGAGAGGCGCAGGTGCCGGAGAACTATGACAGCGACGTCTTCCGGCGGCTGAAGGCGTTTCACCAGCACGACAAGCCGATTCATGTCTGA